In Tachysurus vachellii isolate PV-2020 chromosome 12, HZAU_Pvac_v1, whole genome shotgun sequence, the following are encoded in one genomic region:
- the entr1 gene encoding endosome-associated-trafficking regulator 1 isoform X1: MSKHKTSKKKLIIEDDEPKEDGEELNPFSFKEFIRSKNQHPNMASSVEKTFDGACSVRDEFKYASGFKHSHDGHFFTDPSLLEQSFDYKPEDEWTESYQPSCIDQVHKLGLNAVLEGSAYLDHSLLSCEDETAKEWELQEDFSPQRDFHRRSTSSYEGDEETSVVDLTFQVKNSTENGISYQEKLREENSQLRKHIRELLKKSEVDSTKIRQLTDELHNRNLKEEREAKALESMVQSVEENLQLMTKRAVKAESSLSKLKQEVQQLQSQLDVYRCENERLHAGETAALTSVRQNAQVASKYLIKVAQDAEMSIKQLLTGRETLCLVSELLSSIDKITEIPK, from the exons ATGTCCAAACACAAAACCTCCAAGAAAAAGCTTATTATTGAAGACG ATGAGCCAAAAGAGGACGGAGAGGAACTGAATCCCTTTTCCTTTAAGGAGTTCATCAGGAGCAAAAATCAGCATCCTAACATGGCCAGTTCTGTTGAG AAAACATTTGATGGTGCTTGCTCTGTGAGGGATGAATTCAAGTATGCCAGTGGCTTTAAGCACAGCCATGATGGTCACTTTTTCACAGATCCCTCACTGCTCGAGCAGTCGTTTGACTATAAACCAGAGGACGAATGGACTGAAAGCTACCAGCCCTCGTGCATCGATCAGGTGCACAAGTTAGGACTGAATGCTGTTCTGGAAGGCAGTGCTTACTTGGATCACTCCCTACTGTCCTGTGAAGACGAGACGGCAAAAGAGTGGGAGCTGCAAGAGGATTTCTCACCACAGCGTGACTTCCACAGAAGGAGCACATCGAGCTATGAAGGAGATGAAGAGACCTCGGTTGTTGATCTCACCTTCCAGGTGAagaacagtacagaaaatgggATTAGTTACCAGGAAAAG CTAAGAGAAGAAAATTCTCAGCTTCGGAAACACATCAGAGAACTGTTAAAAAAGTCTGAGGTTGATTCTACAAA GATCAGACAGCTTACAGACGAGCTGCACAACCGAAATttgaaagaggagagagaagctAAAGCATTAGAGAGCATGGTGCAGTCTGTGGAAGAAAACCTCCAGCTCATGACA AAACGAGCTGTTAAAGCTGAAAGCAGTTTGTCTAAATTAAAACAAGAGGTCCAGCAGCTTCAG AGCCAGCTTGATGTGTACAGATGTGAGAATGAGCGACTTCATGCAGGAGAAACCGCTGCCTTGACCTCAGTGAGACAAAATGCTCAAGTGGCCTCCAAGTACCTCATCAAAGTTGCCCAAGATGCTGAGATGTCCATTAA GCAGCTGCTGACAGGAAGAGAGACCTTGTGCCTCGTATCAGAGCTGCTGAGTTCAATAGACAAGATTACTGAGATTCCAAAATAA
- the entr1 gene encoding endosome-associated-trafficking regulator 1 isoform X2 produces the protein MSKHKTSKKKLIIEDDEPKEDGEELNPFSFKEFIRSKNQHPNMASSVEKTFDGACSVRDEFKYASGFKHSHDGHFFTDPSLLEQSFDYKPEDEWTESYQPSCIDQVHKLGLNAVLEGSAYLDHSLLSCEDETAKEWELQEDFSPQRDFHRRSTSSYEGDEETSVVDLTFQLREENSQLRKHIRELLKKSEVDSTKIRQLTDELHNRNLKEEREAKALESMVQSVEENLQLMTKRAVKAESSLSKLKQEVQQLQSQLDVYRCENERLHAGETAALTSVRQNAQVASKYLIKVAQDAEMSIKQLLTGRETLCLVSELLSSIDKITEIPK, from the exons ATGTCCAAACACAAAACCTCCAAGAAAAAGCTTATTATTGAAGACG ATGAGCCAAAAGAGGACGGAGAGGAACTGAATCCCTTTTCCTTTAAGGAGTTCATCAGGAGCAAAAATCAGCATCCTAACATGGCCAGTTCTGTTGAG AAAACATTTGATGGTGCTTGCTCTGTGAGGGATGAATTCAAGTATGCCAGTGGCTTTAAGCACAGCCATGATGGTCACTTTTTCACAGATCCCTCACTGCTCGAGCAGTCGTTTGACTATAAACCAGAGGACGAATGGACTGAAAGCTACCAGCCCTCGTGCATCGATCAGGTGCACAAGTTAGGACTGAATGCTGTTCTGGAAGGCAGTGCTTACTTGGATCACTCCCTACTGTCCTGTGAAGACGAGACGGCAAAAGAGTGGGAGCTGCAAGAGGATTTCTCACCACAGCGTGACTTCCACAGAAGGAGCACATCGAGCTATGAAGGAGATGAAGAGACCTCGGTTGTTGATCTCACCTTCCAG CTAAGAGAAGAAAATTCTCAGCTTCGGAAACACATCAGAGAACTGTTAAAAAAGTCTGAGGTTGATTCTACAAA GATCAGACAGCTTACAGACGAGCTGCACAACCGAAATttgaaagaggagagagaagctAAAGCATTAGAGAGCATGGTGCAGTCTGTGGAAGAAAACCTCCAGCTCATGACA AAACGAGCTGTTAAAGCTGAAAGCAGTTTGTCTAAATTAAAACAAGAGGTCCAGCAGCTTCAG AGCCAGCTTGATGTGTACAGATGTGAGAATGAGCGACTTCATGCAGGAGAAACCGCTGCCTTGACCTCAGTGAGACAAAATGCTCAAGTGGCCTCCAAGTACCTCATCAAAGTTGCCCAAGATGCTGAGATGTCCATTAA GCAGCTGCTGACAGGAAGAGAGACCTTGTGCCTCGTATCAGAGCTGCTGAGTTCAATAGACAAGATTACTGAGATTCCAAAATAA